The following proteins come from a genomic window of Iamia sp. SCSIO 61187:
- a CDS encoding glycoside hydrolase family 3 N-terminal domain-containing protein yields MRDGVPDRGGRRLLDLTALRRPLVALAAVALLAAGCGGDDHPTTAASTSAPTPTSPTTAGPATGDPSTTGGPSSTTGDGPGTTAAPEGCAPLEAIHRWPLRRRLATLVVVGVDPADPAEATAAVQDDHVGGLFVGGDATGLLTSGALAELRAGSPTGLLVAVDEEGGRVQRIEALDGEVPSARDMAATMTPAEVRALAERRGRVMAGLGVTVDLAPVVDVSDQPDRTVIGDRSWSEDPEVVATYAGAYAEGLLAAGVTPVLKHFPGHGAASGDTHEGAASTPPLDALRDRDLVPYRRLLPTLGTRAAVMLGHLDVPGLTEPETPTSLSPATVRLLRVEMGFDGVVMTDDLAAMDSITDRFGPAEAVVRALAAGVDVVLLSDADRPGLLDRLEAAVADGTLTEAAIDASVGRTLALQGIDPCGVDL; encoded by the coding sequence GTGCGAGACGGTGTACCCGACCGAGGAGGTCGACGACTTCTGGACCTGACCGCGCTGCGCCGCCCCCTGGTCGCCCTGGCCGCCGTCGCCCTGCTGGCCGCGGGCTGCGGGGGTGACGACCACCCGACGACGGCCGCCAGCACGTCGGCCCCCACCCCCACGTCGCCGACCACAGCGGGCCCGGCCACCGGCGACCCGTCGACCACCGGCGGTCCCTCGTCGACCACGGGCGACGGACCGGGCACCACGGCGGCCCCCGAGGGGTGCGCCCCGCTCGAGGCCATCCACCGATGGCCCCTCCGGCGCCGGCTGGCGACGCTGGTGGTCGTGGGCGTGGACCCGGCGGACCCGGCCGAGGCCACCGCCGCGGTGCAGGACGACCACGTCGGGGGCCTGTTCGTGGGGGGCGACGCCACCGGGCTGCTCACCAGCGGTGCCCTCGCCGAGCTGCGGGCGGGGTCACCCACCGGCCTGCTGGTCGCCGTCGACGAGGAAGGCGGCCGGGTGCAACGCATCGAGGCCCTGGACGGCGAGGTCCCCTCGGCACGGGACATGGCCGCCACCATGACGCCCGCGGAGGTCCGGGCCCTGGCCGAGCGCCGAGGCCGGGTCATGGCCGGCCTGGGCGTCACCGTGGACCTGGCCCCGGTGGTCGACGTGTCCGACCAGCCCGACCGGACCGTCATCGGTGACCGGTCGTGGTCGGAGGACCCGGAGGTGGTCGCCACCTACGCCGGGGCCTACGCCGAGGGCCTCCTCGCCGCCGGCGTCACCCCGGTCCTCAAGCACTTCCCGGGCCACGGCGCGGCGTCCGGTGACACCCACGAGGGTGCCGCCTCGACGCCCCCGCTCGACGCCCTGCGCGACCGTGACCTGGTGCCCTACCGACGCCTGCTCCCGACCCTGGGGACCCGGGCGGCCGTGATGCTGGGCCACCTCGACGTCCCCGGCCTCACCGAGCCCGAGACCCCCACCTCCCTGAGCCCGGCGACGGTTCGCCTCCTGCGCGTGGAGATGGGCTTCGACGGGGTCGTGATGACCGACGACCTGGCGGCCATGGACTCCATCACCGACCGGTTCGGGCCGGCCGAGGCCGTGGTGCGGGCGCTCGCCGCCGGTGTCGACGTCGTCCTGCTGTCGGACGCCGACCGGCCCGGCCTCCTCGACCGGCTGGAGGCGGCCGTGGCCGACGGGACCCTCACCGAGGCGGCGATCGACGCCTCCGTCGGCCGGACCCTGGCGCTCCAGGGCATCGACCCCTGCGGCGTCGACCTCTGA